TGACTGTGAGCAGCAGAGGAAAGAGATGGAGGATATGAAGAGAATGGTTGAGGAACTTAAACTGGAGAACCAACAAAAGACTAGAGAATGCGAAGAAGCATTGAATTCTCTCAGTGAGATTCAAAATGAACTAATGCGCAAGTCGATGCATGTTGGTTCTTTGGGTATGTACATCTCTCTCCTTCATATTTCGCCTTCCTTGTTATCGTTAAAGTTGACATATATGTACTTGTTCATAAATAGCGTTTGCTGTCGAGGGACAAGTCAAAGAGAAGAGCAGATGGTTCTCTTCATTAAGAGATTTGACAAGAAAATTGAAGGTACACAGAAGCAAACTTAAAGTACGATCAGCAACTGCAAGCTCTTATGCCTCATTTTAACGAACGCGGATTTGTAGATCATGAAAGTGGAGCAAATTAAGCTGTTGGAGGAGGCAACAACATACAAACACCTAGTCCAAGATATCAACGAGTTCAGTTCTCACATCCAGTCTAGAGGTGAGTCTTTGTCTTCCTATCATTTTGACATGCAACTAGCACTTCAAAGATATAGTAATATTGTGTTTCTGTGAATTTTGAtgagttaaatttttttttcaacagtGAAGCAGGACGCAGAATTGCATGAAAATCTCAAAGTCAAATTTGTAgcaggagaaaaagagaggaaagaaCTATATAACAAGATACTAGAACTAAAAGGTTGGTGTCTTTATCCAATATAACTTGTAGATGGACCCCCTTGACTAAACTTGGCAGCCTAACAACTTACAGTGATCATTTCTTCGTACAGGTAACATCAGGGTCTTTTGCAGGTGTCGACCACTAAACTTTGAAGAAACTGAAGCAGGAGTATCAATGGGAATTGATGTTGAGTCAACCAAAAATGGAGAGGTCATAGTGATGTCAAATGGTTTTCCCAAAAAAAGCTTCAAGTTCGATTCTGTTTTTGGTCCTAACGCTTCCCAAGGTGATTTTTGGCATCAATGACCATTTCCTACTTGCTTTCTATGAAATCTCATCTCACCAATCGACATGTTGTTTCCTATACTTTTACAGCTGATGTTTTTGAAGATACTGCTCCCTTTGCTACGTCAGTCATTGATGGATACAACGTTTGCATCTTCGCCTATGGCCAGACTGGTACTGGGAAAACTTTTACCATGGAGGGAACTCAACATGACCGTGGTGTAAACTATAGAACACTGGAAAATCTGTTTCGAATAATCAAAGCACGAGAACACCGCTACAATTATGAGATCTCGGTCAGTGTATTGGAAGTTTACAATGAGCAGATAAGAGATTTGTTGGTTCCAGCTTCACAGAGTGCATCTGCACCCAAAAGGTACTACATAAGTTTTGTATACCTTTCTCCTTGATGTGCTCCATGGTTCTTTAGTCTCATTATTTGTAGTGTTTCAGTAAGAACTGTAATAAGTAACTTCTTGCTGTAGGCAAATAAAATTGGTTTCTGATATCACTAACAGTAGCTCCATACTCCTTTGCAGATTTGAGATAAGGCAACTGAGTGAAGGAAACCACCACGTACCAGGATTGGTTGAAGCACCTGTGAAAAGCATAGAAGAGGTTTGGGATGTGTTGAAAACAGGAAGTAATGCAAGGGCTGTTGGGAAAACGACGGCTAATGAGCACAGTAGCCGATCTCACTGGTCTGTTTACCTGATCTGTATTAGTCTcctttttttcagaaaatgaataGCTAACTGAATGTATattctcttattttctttgcACAGCATTCACTGCGTGATGGTAAAAGGTGAGAATTTGTTGAATGGTGAATGCACAAAGAGCAAACTATGGTTAGTTGATTTAGCAGGAAGCGAACGGGTTGCTAAGACAGAAGTACAAGGAGAACGGCTGAAGGAGActcaaaacatcaacaaatCATTATCTGCTCTTGGTGATGTCATATTCGCTCTTGCCAACAAAAGCTCTCACATTCCTTTCAGGTCAATATGATACatctatttttctctaaagAAGGTTACAGTCACCATTTTTCATCTAACTTTATGTTTGGCTTGCATACTGATAAGATCAAATACCTTTGcagaaactcaaaactcaCGCACTTGCTTCAGGATTCTCTAGGTAttgaattttcttcttgaagctgCAACcactttctttgtttacatATGTTTCACTGACAAATTCTGTTTATCTGTTATAAAGCTTACGATGAAAATTTACTGGTATATGACAGGAGGAGATTCAAAAACCCTCATGTTTGTACAAATCAGTCCTAACGAGAATGATCAAAGTGAGACACTATGCTCACTGAATTTTGCTAGCAGAGTGAGAGGGATAGAGTTGGGACCTGCAAAGAAGCAGCTAGACAATACTGAACTCTTGAAATACAAGCAAATGGTAAGCTACATGTCCACAGGTGTGTTTATCGTATCATTCATGTATTGTTCTGAGCTGTGTTAATTCTTTATCAGGTTGAGAAATGGAAGCAAGATATGAAAGGAAAAGACGAACAGATTAGGAAAATGGAGGAAACGATGTATGGTTTAGAAGCAAAGATTAAGGAACGAGACACTAAGAACAAAACCCTCCAAGACAAGGTAAACGATACTCACCATAACCACGAAAACAACGTGGAATATAACATTTTCAGATTGCTGAAATCATTACATATCACCTTCTTTGTTAGGTTAAAGAACTTGAATCACAACTACTGGTGGAGAGGAAGCTTGCTCGTCAACATGTAGACACCAAGATTGCTGAACAGCAGACAAAACAGCAGACTGAAGATGAAAACAACACATCAAAGAGGCCGCCACTGACAAATATACTGTTGGGATCAGCTTCGAAAGAAATGGTGAATCTAACACGTCCATCACTCTTGGAGAGCACGACCAGCTATGATCTAGCTCCTTTACCTAGTGGTGTCCCCAAGTATAATGATCTCTCTGAGAAGGAGAACAATCCAGAAATGGCTGATCAAGTGCATCTACCTAATAAAACAGGAAGATTCTCTATCTGTGCAAAACGTATTCCATCAGCTCCAGCTCCAAGAAGGAGTTCTCTTGCCCCAACCACATCAACTTCGAGAGAAATGGTATATCTAACCCGACCACCACTCTCAGAGAGCACGACCAGCTATGATCTACCTCCTTTACCCAATGGTGGCCTCAAGTACAGTGACCTCATTGAGAAGGTGAACAATCAAGAAATGGCTGAGCAAGTGCAAATTCCCAAGAGAATAGGAGCAGGAAGATCCTCCATCTGCGCAAAACGTATTCCACCAGCTCCAAGAAGGAAGAGTTTTGCGCCAATGCCATTCATTCCAATCACATCAACATTAACTTCTCCTGATGAAAAGAGTGGCGCTAACCAAGTGCTCTGCACCAGTCCTAAGCTACATAGAAGTAATGGGAAGACGTTGACCAGCATACTGAGACGAAGCATACAAAAGAGAATGCAAATGAAACCTTCCCCGAGGCAGCAACCAATGAGAAGAGGTGGCGGCATTAATGTAGGGATGGAGAGAGTTAGGCTGTCTAtaggaaacagaggaaggtTAGCTCATAGAGTTCTGCTAACCAATGCTCGTAAGGCAGGTCTGAAGGAGACACCGCAGAAACAAGAGCGATGGATCTGAAACTATTAAAAACTGATGTTTTCTCTGACCTTTGATGACTTAACTTCTCAATATTCATTATGATTTTTTAGgatgattgatattttatcATCCTTCGGTTTCGTGTGTGTTTGTGGATTTGGTTTGACCCTATTGTATAGATGGTTTTGGCTTTTGTGCACtcctgtttcttttgttttcatagaAAAGTTCCAAGAACCTATTTATTAAACCCCCAAACATCAGCAGCACCATCAATTGTATAGATGGTTTTGGCTTTTGAATGTTTGTCGTTATTTTCTCTAttgaaaattatgtttattaCATGAAAAATCTATCAGCAAAAGTCATAATCTTTGTCGTGTAAGATCTCTCTCATACTCTCTTCTTTGTAGCATTTTAAGTCCGAGTTTCTGGATCCTTAAGTTCGTTACATATCGTCAGTCTTAACACTGTTGCTAAGTCGCATCTGTGTCACGATATGAGCTGCTTATAAAAGACCATTCCGTTCAAAGCAAATGAAAATGGTCGAGAGAAGAGGAAGGTCAATAAAAGACACGTACGTTTAACTCTTTATTTAGGTTATAGGAAGTAGAGGGCATGTACAATCTAGTGATCGAACAAACCTTCTACGACACatgcacacacacacacacaaaccaGAATAGCAAGAGTCtagcatttgttttttcacatATACGACCATTACAACAGTTTAGGCGGCCCAGGTGGGACTACATAGCTCTTGGTACAGAAAATAGAACATCCCTTGGCACATTGTTCCGACGCTCCATTCACAATTTCACTTGCATCTAGTCACCGAAACAAACATTAGAATATAttctaacaaaataatgataaaaatgaGACTTAAGGAGTTCGCTTTACCAGAGTTCTGGAGAGTGTTCATGGCACCACACACAGAAGTTTCACACCCTAACTTGCAGTGCTCATTGGTAGCATCagctgagtttttttttaaagtattaaaatCTTGATCGATCTTTTAACAAATAACATCAAAGACATTTTCCTATTTACCTGAGTTTTCGAGAATGGCGTTTACCCAACCTCGAGGGCATGTATCAGAGTTTTGGCATCCACTCACTTGCATACACCTTCCCTTGGAAAACCTTATACGGCATACACTATAGCCATTTCTAGCTTGGTTGGAAGGGCAGCAGATCTTTGCTTCTACTTGAACTTGTGCCATGACCAGACTCATTATGAgcaaactcaaaatcaaaattcttcCTTTCATCTTTTGAATGGTTTACTTGTTTGATCACAAGGGATGTTATTATACGTATAAAGAATACACTACTAAGTTTGTATTGATGAAGTTGTCTTGAAACCAGACTTGCTTTAAATACTAGGAAACATTCGGACTAGATTTTAGTTAGTTACtcatggcaaaaaaaaattccaagtAGTTACAAACgtgatttttgtgtttcttcgtTTTAACGGCTAACCAACTTATCTAAGTGGTCATGGgagttttcattttcactttgaatattataaattaCGTTTATTACTATACTATGTAAGAAttattataaactgtaaatatGCCCCTTgatattacataaaaaatcaAGTGCCGTAGGCCAAcgtttaaagttttctttacTAGGCACGGGCCTGCTCACCATTATCATCAGCTTCACAACCATTCACACATTCCTCCAGTGAATCATCACCCGAATCGGTGAACGAGAGTATCGTAGGAAGCACCGTGAGCGAGATGGAAGATTGTGGCAGCAAAGGAAGGAAGcgaagaagaggaaatgaTAGAGAAGAGACTGAAGAAGGTGGATTTTGACATTCGGAAACAAAGACACCAGCGAGGACCTTTGTCGTCTTCTCAAATAAACAAACCTCTTTCCCATTCAAATACACTAGACATGTCAAAACTTTCACCAAGCAACAACGTCTGTTGAGATTCCCGTGGCGTTTCTCGAAGCATATCCGAAAATATCAGCAAAAGCTCTTGGCACGCATAGAGTTCATCAATCTCTTTCGGATCTGTGGCGCGTTCAGATGGAAGATCCTGATGATATGACCTATATGGAGAAGGGTTCAGGTTAAGGTTTTGAGTGGTAAACAATTCAAAGCTTTGGAATGACGACCAAAcacaatatataaattaatcgTTTACCATCTCCAGACCGGAATAGCCTCAGTAGGACTACTAATTCTAGAACACAAAGATCTGATGACCTTGTAACCACCTTCTGACTCGGTACCTAGGcaggaaaacagagaaagatttAGATTCACACCTACAAAACAAACCTGTCTAATTCTTTAGTTTCAGCAGATATCATTCTAACCAACTGAAAATCAAAGCAGCAAGCTTGATTTATCAATAAAGGCCAAGTAATCCGGGAAACACTAGCATACCTGTAGTCTCGAGGCCATTGCGAAGAACCATGAGAGAAAGTGCAAATACAACAGAGGGAAGAAGAACCCCGTAGTTTCTACACAGCAGATGCTTTTGGAGATACACGATTACTTCCCCTATTATGTGCTCCGAATTTGTCACGCTGCCTTGGAGATTCCTTTTCTTCAAGTATTCTAACAATGTTGGCAAAGTTTCTGGCTTTGTTTCGCTCAAGACTATCTGGTCCGAATCATTAGCTTCAGAGTAAAGCTTCCCAAGAATCACTGAAGCCAACAGCCACCGTAGAAACTTTGCTACCATAGTCTCTTCAGTGTGTGTTTTAGTATCTTGATGACACTCACCAGGCTTAGATCCCTTTTTAAGGTCACTCTTCAAGGCTGTGGAGGATCCCCACAAAAGAAACCTTCTCAGCCT
This sequence is a window from Arabidopsis thaliana chromosome 1 sequence. Protein-coding genes within it:
- a CDS encoding Di-glucose binding protein with Kinesin motor domain-containing protein (Di-glucose binding protein with Kinesin motor domain; FUNCTIONS IN: microtubule motor activity, ATP binding; INVOLVED IN: microtubule-based movement; EXPRESSED IN: 18 plant structures; EXPRESSED DURING: 7 growth stages; CONTAINS InterPro DOMAIN/s: Kinesin, motor region, conserved site (InterPro:IPR019821), Malectin/receptor-like protein kinase (InterPro:IPR021720), Kinesin, motor domain (InterPro:IPR001752); BEST Arabidopsis thaliana protein match is: Di-glucose binding protein with Kinesin motor domain (TAIR:AT2G22610.2).) — protein: MEDCCDPLLATDASPRPESFSRSAEKDIASRSRTVAMADLDSNCELSNDVDMEQSSPDLMKLEQSSDPVALDGKVVLGFSLASPDLVNCGASPDLPRGSYEDSPEFSKKRRFSTELSLENGIDGSTTTTRLGRKSQVVKFSAICQTFGYELSPESSFELPSPPGDFRESMTPVISINSGSISTDVTVEDVTFLKDEFFSGGESITTDAVVGNEDEILLYQTARLGNFAYKFQSLDPGDYFIDLHFAEIEFTKGPPGVISGLDLFSQVGANTPLVIEDLRMLVGREGELSIRLEGVTGAAILCGISIRKETTATYVEETGMLAVKGSTDTVLSQQTQENLVCRAEEEAEGMRSDCEQQRKEMEDMKRMVEELKLENQQKTRECEEALNSLSEIQNELMRKSMHVGSLAFAVEGQVKEKSRWFSSLRDLTRKLKIMKVEQIKLLEEATTYKHLVQDINEFSSHIQSRVKQDAELHENLKVKFVAGEKERKELYNKILELKGNIRVFCRCRPLNFEETEAGVSMGIDVESTKNGEVIVMSNGFPKKSFKFDSVFGPNASQADVFEDTAPFATSVIDGYNVCIFAYGQTGTGKTFTMEGTQHDRGVNYRTLENLFRIIKAREHRYNYEISVSVLEVYNEQIRDLLVPASQSASAPKRFEIRQLSEGNHHVPGLVEAPVKSIEEVWDVLKTGSNARAVGKTTANEHSSRSHCIHCVMVKGENLLNGECTKSKLWLVDLAGSERVAKTEVQGERLKETQNINKSLSALGDVIFALANKSSHIPFRNSKLTHLLQDSLGGDSKTLMFVQISPNENDQSETLCSLNFASRVRGIELGPAKKQLDNTELLKYKQMVEKWKQDMKGKDEQIRKMEETMYGLEAKIKERDTKNKTLQDKVKELESQLLVERKLARQHVDTKIAEQQTKQQTEDENNTSKRPPLTNILLGSASKEMVNLTRPSLLESTTSYDLAPLPSGVPKYNDLSEKENNPEMADQVHLPNKTGRFSICAKRIPSAPAPRRSSLAPTTSTSREMVYLTRPPLSESTTSYDLPPLPNGGLKYSDLIEKVNNQEMAEQVQIPKRIGAGRSSICAKRIPPAPRRKSFAPMPFIPITSTLTSPDEKSGANQVLCTSPKLHRSNGKTLTSILRRSIQKRMQMKPSPRQQPMRRGGGINVGMERVRLSIGNRGRLAHRVLLTNARKAGLKETPQKQERWI
- a CDS encoding Di-glucose binding protein with Kinesin motor domain-containing protein, encoding MEDCCDPLLATDASPRPESFSRSAEKDIASRSRTVAMADLDSNCELSNDVDMEQSSPDLMKLEQSSDPVALDGKVVLGFSLASPDLVNCGASPDLPRGSYEDSPEFSKKRRFSTELSLENGIDGSTTTTRLGRKSQVVKFSAICQTFGYELSPESSFELPSPPGDFRESMTPVISINSGSISTDVTVEDVTFLKDEFFSGGESITTDAVVGNEDEILLYQTARLGNFAYKFQSLDPGDYFIDLHFAEIEFTKGPPGVRVFDIFIQGAKVISGLDLFSQVGANTPLVIEDLRMLVGREGELSIRLEGVTGAAILCGISIRKETTATYVEETGMLAVKGSTDTVLSQQTQENLVCRAEEEAEGMRSDCEQQRKEMEDMKRMVEELKLENQQKTRECEEALNSLSEIQNELMRKSMHVGSLAFAVEGQVKEKSRWFSSLRDLTRKLKIMKVEQIKLLEEATTYKHLVQDINEFSSHIQSRVKQDAELHENLKVKFVAGEKERKELYNKILELKGNIRVFCRCRPLNFEETEAGVSMGIDVESTKNGEVIVMSNGFPKKSFKFDSVFGPNASQADVFEDTAPFATSVIDGYNVCIFAYGQTGTGKTFTMEGTQHDRGVNYRTLENLFRIIKAREHRYNYEISVSVLEVYNEQIRDLLVPASQSASAPKRFEIRQLSEGNHHVPGLVEAPVKSIEEVWDVLKTGSNARAVGKTTANEHSSRSHCIHCVMVKGENLLNGECTKSKLWLVDLAGSERVAKTEVQGERLKETQNINKSLSALGDVIFALANKSSHIPFRNSKLTHLLQDSLGGDSKTLMFVQISPNENDQSETLCSLNFASRVRGIELGPAKKQLDNTELLKYKQMVEKWKQDMKGKDEQIRKMEETMYGLEAKIKERDTKNKTLQDKVKELESQLLVERKLARQHVDTKIAEQQTKQQTEDENNTSKRPPLTNILLGSASKEMVNLTRPSLLESTTSYDLAPLPSGVPKYNDLSEKENNPEMADQVHLPNKTGRFSICAKRIPSAPAPRRSSLAPTTSTSREMVYLTRPPLSESTTSYDLPPLPNGGLKYSDLIEKVNNQEMAEQVQIPKRIGAGRSSICAKRIPPAPRRKSFAPMPFIPITSTLTSPDEKSGANQVLCTSPKLHRSNGKTLTSILRRSIQKRMQMKPSPRQQPMRRGGGINVGMERVRLSIGNRGRLAHRVLLTNARKAGLKETPQKQERWI
- a CDS encoding Di-glucose binding protein with Kinesin motor domain-containing protein; the protein is MEDCCDPLLATDASPRPESFSRSEKDIASRSRTVAMADLDSNCELSNDVDMEQSSPDLMKLEQSSDPVALDGKVVLGFSLASPDLVNCGASPDLPRGSYEDSPEFSKKRRFSTELSLENGIDGSTTTTRLGRKSQVVKFSAICQTFGYELSPESSFELPSPPGDFRESMTPVISINSGSISTDVTVEDVTFLKDEFFSGGESITTDAVVGNEDEILLYQTARLGNFAYKFQSLDPGDYFIDLHFAEIEFTKGPPGVRVFDIFIQGAKVISGLDLFSQVGANTPLVIEDLRMLVGREGELSIRLEGVTGAAILCGISIRKETTATYVEETGMLAVKGSTDTVLSQQTQENLVCRAEEEAEGMRSDCEQQRKEMEDMKRMVEELKLENQQKTRECEEALNSLSEIQNELMRKSMHVGSLAFAVEGQVKEKSRWFSSLRDLTRKLKIMKVEQIKLLEEATTYKHLVQDINEFSSHIQSRVKQDAELHENLKVKFVAGEKERKELYNKILELKGNIRVFCRCRPLNFEETEAGVSMGIDVESTKNGEVIVMSNGFPKKSFKFDSVFGPNASQADVFEDTAPFATSVIDGYNVCIFAYGQTGTGKTFTMEGTQHDRGVNYRTLENLFRIIKAREHRYNYEISVSVLEVYNEQIRDLLVPASQSASAPKRFEIRQLSEGNHHVPGLVEAPVKSIEEVWDVLKTGSNARAVGKTTANEHSSRSHCIHCVMVKGENLLNGECTKSKLWLVDLAGSERVAKTEVQGERLKETQNINKSLSALGDVIFALANKSSHIPFRNSKLTHLLQDSLGGDSKTLMFVQISPNENDQSETLCSLNFASRVRGIELGPAKKQLDNTELLKYKQMVEKWKQDMKGKDEQIRKMEETMYGLEAKIKERDTKNKTLQDKVKELESQLLVERKLARQHVDTKIAEQQTKQQTEDENNTSKRPPLTNILLGSASKEMVNLTRPSLLESTTSYDLAPLPSGVPKYNDLSEKENNPEMADQVHLPNKTGRFSICAKRIPSAPAPRRSSLAPTTSTSREMVYLTRPPLSESTTSYDLPPLPNGGLKYSDLIEKVNNQEMAEQVQIPKRIGAGRSSICAKRIPPAPRRKSFAPMPFIPITSTLTSPDEKSGANQVLCTSPKLHRSNGKTLTSILRRSIQKRMQMKPSPRQQPMRRGGGINVGMERVRLSIGNRGRLAHRVLLTNARKAGLKETPQKQERWI
- a CDS encoding Di-glucose binding protein with Kinesin motor domain-containing protein (Di-glucose binding protein with Kinesin motor domain; FUNCTIONS IN: microtubule motor activity, ATP binding; INVOLVED IN: microtubule-based movement; EXPRESSED IN: 18 plant structures; EXPRESSED DURING: 7 growth stages; CONTAINS InterPro DOMAIN/s: Kinesin, motor region, conserved site (InterPro:IPR019821), Malectin/receptor-like protein kinase (InterPro:IPR021720), Kinesin, motor domain (InterPro:IPR001752); BEST Arabidopsis thaliana protein match is: Di-glucose binding protein with Kinesin motor domain (TAIR:AT2G22610.2); Has 13009 Blast hits to 12135 proteins in 495 species: Archae - 49; Bacteria - 371; Metazoa - 5707; Fungi - 1550; Plants - 1898; Viruses - 27; Other Eukaryotes - 3407 (source: NCBI BLink).), with product MEDCCDPLLATDASPRPESFSRSEKDIASRSRTVAMADLDSNCELSNDVDMEQSSPDLMKLEQSSDPVALDGKVVLGFSLASPDLVNCGASPDLPRGSYEDSPEFSKKRRFSTELSLENGIDGSTTTTRLGRKSQVVKFSAICQTFGYELSPESSFELPSPPGDFRESMTPVISINSGSISTDVTVEDVTFLKDEFFSGGESITTDAVVGNEDEILLYQTARLGNFAYKFQSLDPGDYFIDLHFAEIEFTKGPPGVISGLDLFSQVGANTPLVIEDLRMLVGREGELSIRLEGVTGAAILCGISIRKETTATYVEETGMLAVKGSTDTVLSQQTQENLVCRAEEEAEGMRSDCEQQRKEMEDMKRMVEELKLENQQKTRECEEALNSLSEIQNELMRKSMHVGSLGTSQREEQMVLFIKRFDKKIEVEQIKLLEEATTYKHLVQDINEFSSHIQSRVKQDAELHENLKVKFVAGEKERKELYNKILELKGNIRVFCRCRPLNFEETEAGVSMGIDVESTKNGEVIVMSNGFPKKSFKFDSVFGPNASQADVFEDTAPFATSVIDGYNVCIFAYGQTGTGKTFTMEGTQHDRGVNYRTLENLFRIIKAREHRYNYEISVSVLEVYNEQIRDLLVPASQSASAPKRFEIRQLSEGNHHVPGLVEAPVKSIEEVWDVLKTGSNARAVGKTTANEHSSRSHCIHCVMVKGENLLNGECTKSKLWLVDLAGSERVAKTEVQGERLKETQNINKSLSALGDVIFALANKSSHIPFRNSKLTHLLQDSLGGDSKTLMFVQISPNENDQSETLCSLNFASRVRGIELGPAKKQLDNTELLKYKQMVEKWKQDMKGKDEQIRKMEETMYGLEAKIKERDTKNKTLQDKVKELESQLLVERKLARQHVDTKIAEQQTKQQTEDENNTSKRPPLTNILLGSASKEMVNLTRPSLLESTTSYDLAPLPSGVPKYNDLSEKENNPEMADQVHLPNKTGRFSICAKRIPSAPAPRRSSLAPTTSTSREMVYLTRPPLSESTTSYDLPPLPNGGLKYSDLIEKVNNQEMAEQVQIPKRIGAGRSSICAKRIPPAPRRKSFAPMPFIPITSTLTSPDEKSGANQVLCTSPKLHRSNGKTLTSILRRSIQKRMQMKPSPRQQPMRRGGGINVGMERVRLSIGNRGRLAHRVLLTNARKAGLKETPQKQERWI
- the THI2.1 gene encoding thionin 2.1 (thionin 2.1 (THI2.1); FUNCTIONS IN: toxin receptor binding; INVOLVED IN: response to jasmonic acid stimulus, defense response, jasmonic acid mediated signaling pathway; LOCATED IN: endomembrane system; EXPRESSED IN: 15 plant structures; EXPRESSED DURING: 9 growth stages; CONTAINS InterPro DOMAIN/s: Thionin (InterPro:IPR001010); BEST Arabidopsis thaliana protein match is: Plant thionin (TAIR:AT1G66100.1); Has 198 Blast hits to 198 proteins in 27 species: Archae - 0; Bacteria - 0; Metazoa - 0; Fungi - 0; Plants - 198; Viruses - 0; Other Eukaryotes - 0 (source: NCBI BLink).) — protein: MKGRILILSLLIMSLVMAQVQVEAKICCPSNQARNGYSVCRIRFSKGRCMQVSGCQNSDTCPRGWVNAILENSADATNEHCKLGCETSVCGAMNTLQNSDASEIVNGASEQCAKGCSIFCTKSYVVPPGPPKLL